The following coding sequences are from one Culex quinquefasciatus strain JHB chromosome 1, VPISU_Cqui_1.0_pri_paternal, whole genome shotgun sequence window:
- the LOC6051621 gene encoding activin receptor type-2B, with protein MRTILFIAASLAIFTVQLDAALSRSSNPEAVPNGASGLVCESYACKDGDCTVGVETCDSDGEPDKPVGCFVVWSTNNVTNEVKVTMKGCFTNPSECNNTECIDTTLGTKNLNYCCCRANMCNREHKWIPEATKPPEQITNNVPHEATFNFVWLTMSVSLAILVVFGAYMFFRHRKPSMFNEIPTIEPEITSSSPNLAQRPIQLIDLKARGRFGVVWKGQLHAQEVAVKIFPMQEKQSWITEQEIFKLPRMNHPNILQFIDCEKRVELNNTDFWLITAYCNHGSLCDYLKSHTVTWQELCRIAESMSRGLMHLHEEIQSSKTEGLKPSIAHRDFKSKNVLLKDDLTACIADFGLALIFTPGKPCGDTHGQVGTRRYMAPEILEGAINFTRDAFLRIDVYACGLVLWELVSRCTVHGGPVEEYRLPFEAELGSHPTLEEMQENVVTKKLRPRIYDHWRNHNGLNALCDTMEECWDHDAEARLSSSCVMERVSQHGRYQAHTPLLIETNTTNDLPPKVAVESV; from the exons TTACGGTCCAGCTGGATGCGGCGCTCAGCCGGAGCAGTAACCCTGAAGCGGTGCCCAACGGGGCCAGCGGGCTGGTTTGCGAGTCGTACGCGTGCAAGGATGGCGACTGCACGGTCGGCGTGGAGACCTGTGATTCGGACGGCGAGCCGGACAAACCGGTCGGCTGTTTCGTCGTGTGGAGCACCAACAATGTGACGA ACGAGGTCAAAGTGACGATGAAGGGTTGCTTCACCAACCCGAGCGAGTGCAACAACACCGAGTGCATCGACACGACGCTCGGCACCAAGAACCTCAACTACTGCTGCTGTCGGGCCAACATGTGCAACCGGGAGCACAAGTGGATCCCGGAGGCGACCAAGCCGCCCGAGCAGATCACCAACAACGTGCCGCACGAGGCGACCTTTAACTTTGTGTGGCTCACGATGTCCGTTTCGTTGGCCATACTGGTCGTGTTCGGGGCGTACATGTTCTTCCGTCACCGGAAGCCGTCCATGTTTAATGAGATTCCTACG ATTGAACCGGAGATAACGAGTTCCTCGCCGAATCTTGCCCAGCGACCGATTCAGCTGATCGACCTCAAGGCCCGCGGTCGGTTCGGAGTGGTATGGAAGGGCCAACTTCACGCCCAGGAGGTGGCCGTTAAGATCTTCCCCATGCAGGAGAAGCAGTCCTGGATTACGGAGCAGGaaattttcaaa CTACCTCGTATGAACCACCCCAACATTCTGCAGTTCATCGACTGCGAGAAGCGCGTCGAGCTGAACAATACGGACTTTTGGCTGATCACGGCGTACTGTAACCATGGGTCGCTATGCGATTACCTCAAGTCGCACACCGTTACGTGGCAGGAGTTGTGCCGGATCGCGGAGAGCATGTCTCGCGGGTTGATGCACCTGCACGAGGAGATCCAGAGCAGCAAGACGGAAGGGCTGAAGCCGTCGATCGCCCACCGGGACTTTAAGAGCAAGAACGTGCTGCTGAAGGACGACTTGACGGCGTGCATCGCCGATTTCGGACTGGCGCTGATATTTACACCGG GAAAACCCTGCGGCGACACCCACGGCCAGGTTGGCACGCGCCGCTACATGGCGCCGGAAATCCTGGAGGGGGCGATCAACTTCACGCGCGACGCGTTCCTCCGCATCGACGTGTACGCGTGCGGACTCGTGCTCTGGGAGCTGGTGTCCCGCTGTACGGTGCACGGTGGGCCGGTCGAGGAGTACCGGTTGCCGTTTGAGGCCGAGCTGGGGTCGCACCCGACGCTGGAGGAAATGCAGGAGAACGTGGTCACGAAGAAGCTGCGACCGCGCATCTACGACCACTGGCGGAATCATAAT GGCCTGAACGCGCTGTGCGACACGATGGAGGAGTGCTGGGACCACGACGCCGAGGCCCGGCTCTCGTCGTCCTGCGTGATGGAGCGGGTGTCCCAGCACGGCCGCTACCAGGCCCACACGCCGCTGCTCATCGAGACGAACACGACGAACGACCTGCCGCCCAAGGTGGCGGTGGAAAGCGTTTAG